The Chloroflexota bacterium genomic interval GGCGGAGATGGGACTGGGGACAATGGACTTGAAGACCATAAAGACAGAGGAAATAGAGGTCTAACCTGCGACGGAACCTGAAGACGTCAGCAGAAGCAAGAAGGCGCGAGCGCGGAAAATGGCACCGGCTGCGCCAGGCAACCCAGATAATGGCGTTGCTCCTGTTCCTCTATCTGCTTTTTGAAACCCGGCAGCAACTCAACACCATAATCCCCCACGACCTTTTCTTCCGCCTCAACCCCTTGGCGGCAATCTCGGCCATGCTGGCCAGCCGGAGCTGGATGTTGCCCATGGCCCTGGCCGGCATCACCTTGCTGCTGACGATTGCGGTAGGTCGCGCCTGGTGCGGCTGGCTCTGCCCCCTCGGCACACTGCTGGACTGGATACCATCGCGCCGCCCCAACCGAAAAGGGCTGGACATCTCCACCTACTGGCGGCAGGGCAAGAATATTGTCCTCTTCACCATTCTTTTGGCCGCTGCCGCGGGCAACCTGACGCTTCTTTTCCTCGACCCGATAACTATTCTCTTCCGCACCATTGCCTCAACGGCTGCCCCCATAGCTAACTGGGCAGTAACCTCAGCCCAGGAATGGCTTTATCAGCTTGCGGCGCTTCGTCCCGCTCTGGAATGGTCTGATAGATTGATACGAGGCGCACTGCTCAGCGACCAGCCTTTTTATCTGCCGGGCCTGCTAATCGCCCTGCTATTCGCTGGTGTCTTGGCGTTGAATGCCATTCGGCCCCGCTTCTGGTGCCGCTATCTCTGCCCCCTGGGTGCGCTATTGGGGCTGGTATCCAGGATTGGCCTGGTGCGGCAGAGGGTAAACCAGGAGCAGTGTACTAAGTGTTTCCGCTGCGCTGTTGAGTGCCACACGGCTGCCATCAAGCCCGAGCGCAGGTTTGTTGCCGATACCGCCGAGTGCACCACCTGTCTGGACTGCATGGAGATTTGCCCGGCGAAAGCTATCTCCTTTGGTGGTCAACGGGCTCCATCATTGCTTCCGCGCTACGAACCATCGCGGCGGCAGTTCCTGGTCTCCCTGGGTGCTGCCGCCGCAGGGACGGCGCTCTTGCGGATACCATCTGCTCTCGGCGGTGCGCACGCATCGCTTGTCAGGCCGCCAGGCGCAAACGAGGACCAGTTGGCGAGCAAATGCATCCGCTGTGGCGAATGTGCCAGGGTCTGCCCAACTGGGGTGATACAGCCAAGCGTTGCTGACTGGGAGGGGGTGTGGACGCCGAGGATGGTTACCCGCCTGGGCTACTGTGACTACTCCTGCAATGCCTGCGGGCAGGTGTGCCCCACCGGGGCCATCGCCAAGCTGGCACTGGCCGATAAACAGCGGGCGGTCATTGGCATAGCCGTAGTTGATGAAAAGCGCTGTATTCCTTTCGCCGAGGGCCGTGAATGTATCGTCTGTGAAGAGGTGTGCCCCATACCGGAAAAGGCCATTAAACTTGAGGAGAAAGCGGCCTCGGATTCCCTTGGCCGGGCGGTTTTGGTGCGCCAGCCCAGAGTAGTAACAGATTTATGCACAGGCTGCGGCATCTGTGACTACCAGTGTCCGGTCAGCGGCAAGTCCGCTATCCCCATATATCCAACAGGTGAGAGTGGCGTTGGCTATTCAGCGACATTGACAGCTAGTGAGAAGGGAGTCAAACATAGGCCCAGCGGCTGATACGGAGAATGGCAGTTGAGACCTTGCGCGGACCGGTAGGATGCTGAAGAACCTGCTGTTCTACACGATTGCAGGCAGTGTGAT includes:
- a CDS encoding 4Fe-4S binding protein, which translates into the protein MALLLFLYLLFETRQQLNTIIPHDLFFRLNPLAAISAMLASRSWMLPMALAGITLLLTIAVGRAWCGWLCPLGTLLDWIPSRRPNRKGLDISTYWRQGKNIVLFTILLAAAAGNLTLLFLDPITILFRTIASTAAPIANWAVTSAQEWLYQLAALRPALEWSDRLIRGALLSDQPFYLPGLLIALLFAGVLALNAIRPRFWCRYLCPLGALLGLVSRIGLVRQRVNQEQCTKCFRCAVECHTAAIKPERRFVADTAECTTCLDCMEICPAKAISFGGQRAPSLLPRYEPSRRQFLVSLGAAAAGTALLRIPSALGGAHASLVRPPGANEDQLASKCIRCGECARVCPTGVIQPSVADWEGVWTPRMVTRLGYCDYSCNACGQVCPTGAIAKLALADKQRAVIGIAVVDEKRCIPFAEGRECIVCEEVCPIPEKAIKLEEKAASDSLGRAVLVRQPRVVTDLCTGCGICDYQCPVSGKSAIPIYPTGESGVGYSATLTASEKGVKHRPSG